The following is a genomic window from Solanum lycopersicum chromosome 6, SLM_r2.1.
TTTATTAATCAGTCAGAAGAGGGAACTATATTAGTAttggtttatgttgatgacatgctaaTTACTGGCAGTAGTCTTAAACTAATAGAAGACACAAAAAAGGCACTACAACAAGCATTCaagatgaaagatttaggagagTTAAAATACTTTCTAGGCATTGAATTTACCAGATCAGCAGCTGGTATATTAATGCATCAAAGGAAGTATGCACTAGAACTTATAGCTGAAGTTGGTCTAACAGCAGCTAAGCCTGCAGGAACACCTATTGACATCAATGTCAAACTAACATCTAAACTATATGATGAGCATGTGAAGCAAGCAGAATCAGATGATCCTTTGATCAAACAGCATATCAGAAGATAATAGGCAAGTTGTTGTATTTGAATATGACAAGACCAGATATATCATTCAGTACTCAAACATTGAGTCAATTATTACAGCAACCAAAAAGGTCTCATCTGGATACTACATTAAGGATGATCAGATACCTAAAGAATCAACCTGGTCAAGGACTGTTATTGGCAAGTGATTCAGATGGACAAGTTACTGCATTCTGTGATGCTGATTGGGCATCTTGTCCACCCACTAGGAAGTCTGTGACAGGGTATATGATTAAGATTGGTAGATCATTAATATCATGGAAGGCAAAGAAGCAAACAACAGTGTCGAGAAGCTcagctgaagctgagtatagaAGCTTGGCTTCAACTGTTTCAGAATTGGTGTGGCTGTTGGGATTGTTGAAGGAAGTAGGTACTAAGGTTCAAGTACCAGTCCAAGTTTACAGTGATAGCAAGGCTGCTATTCAGATAGCTGCTAATCCAGTATACCATGAAAGGACCAAACATATTGAAATCGATTGCCATTTCATAAGAGAAAAGTTACAAAAGGGACTGATTAAAGTAGAGTACATTCATACCAAAGAACAGCCAGCTGATGTATTGACAAAAGGGTTATCTAGACTACAACATGAACACTTGTTATCCAAGCTAGGGGTTTTGAATATTTTTGCACCTCCTAGCTTGAAGGGGAGTGTTGTAATATAGAAAAGTTGTTGAATATAGAAAGGGTAGAATAGTCTTTTTACTGAAAGTTAGTTATAACTACTTTTCAATTAGTTAGTTACAAAGTTGATAATAGTTGGGCATGTTAAAGAGCTATATATACAGCTCATTCTCTGTACATGAAAAACACACCATATACAAGAATAAACTactcttccttcttcttcttaactgcttcttcttcttcttagctATTTCTTAactgatttttcttcttcttcctaaCATCATGAAGCTTCCTTCATTAACGAAcacaaaaacatcaaatttttagCTAACCCAGTACTCTTCATCTTTTAAAcacaaaaacatcaaatttttagCTAACCCAGAACCTACTCTTCATCTTCTAAcacaaaaacatcaatttttcaGCTAACCCAGAACCTATCATCTTTTTTAAcacaaaaacatcaaatttttagCTAACCCAGAACCTACAAGTCATCTTGTAACACgaaaacatcaaatttttagCTAACCCAGAACCTACTAGCTTTTTTAAcacaaaaacatcaaatttttagGTAACCCAGAACCTACTCTTCATTTTCTAAtacaaaaacatcaaatttttagCTAACCCAGAAACTACTCTTCATCTTTTTAACACAAAAACGTCGATTATTTAGctaagaaatgagaaaaaaaaaggaattgaaCTTACCAGACGAGAAAGAGAATGCTCAAGGGGAAATGGCTACTTCTCCAACTAAAGCAAGACCTTCCCAagtttctattatatatatatatatcaagtattaacATGCAGAGTTTGTACCCCTCTGTatgttttataataatatttacacCAAAAtccttttagtttgttttatttaacttttaaaccTTATTCGCCCAAATATTGTTTGTTaggaaaaagttaaatttaatataactaGTAGTACTACAAAAGACTATGCAATATTGTGTATTAGAAAAATGAACATCACTGTTTCCGTTTTCGTCTCTATCCTTTCTCTAATAATGAacaaatgtttaaaaaaaatgaaacattatTCAACTTAGTTACACACATAACTCattattaatcattttataACTATTGAATAATCAACTTATAGAACGTGCATTAGTCCGGCAATTAGATATAGgttatattcatatataatttaataatataaaaagctTCTGGCAGTCActattgaaaaatgaagaatatgaaaatttgCAAAATATTTAGCAGCTCATATTGTGAAACCAGAGAACCTAGTTATAATGCATTCACTCTTTCACCTTTTGCGTTTTGCTTTGTCGATCATCCATTATCTTAGCAAAAATACTTAATGTATGAAAACAAATATTTGATTCAACTCACATTGTGACGAAAGAAAAACGACAACCAAACACATATTTTCTTAGGATTAGTACATAAAATCAAAttgtttaaaacatttttactGGCTACAAAGACCCAAAAGAAGCCTGCTCAAGTGTATAATACATGTGCCTTCTACATTGACCTATGGGGTGAACATACAATACCCAGCATGTACTGGAATTAAGAATGCTCATTTCTTGGCATAGGTAATTGCCATGGGATTCTGGGGTGTGATTTTGAAGCCTTGAAGGGCCTGCATGGCGACTGAAGACTGGACATCATCGTCAAATTCCACAAACGCAATACCTGGCTTTGCTTCAATCATTCGAACTTCTCTAAAGCCAGGATACTGTTTGAAGAGCACTTCAAGCATCATACTTGTTGTCTCGTAGGGCAGATTCTGTATAAAGAGAATATTATTTGGTTCCGCAACATCTTGAGCACTTGGCTTTCCTTGTCGAGATGCAGCCTGCAAAAGTTGTTcaacaatatgaaattaatgaagATAATAGATGAATATATTTCAGATAATAATATTCACAAAAAGAGATCAACGGTAACACATAAGAAGTTGTCATGAAGTCAAGCTGCTAGTCATTCGGAGCTATGGGTGTAAGTATGACCAGGCTGTGAGCGCATTACTTTGGTGTCATTACAAAGGCGGTCATACTATATTTGAAGTTCCATATGGACTATCAATCACACAATTATGGACAATGGAGAGGCAAGTTTTTGtacaactaaaacaaataaaagaagcaatacttgaaaaaaataatgaagttgcAACAAACTTACAGCTGGACCTCCGCCGTTACTGTCAGTTCTTGAGCCATTAGCTGCACCAGTTTGCGGAGGAGTTTCTTCAGTACGTTTCCTTTTCTCCACTACATATTAGTAAGTCAAGTTAGTCCAAATCACTAGAAGTCGACAAAATAACTgacaaattgattttaaaagttATACATGCAATGCAAATACACACGTGGTTCATCAAAACTGCAACACTATCAAGCTTTGGAAACTGCGAGGATTGTGACAAAATGAAATGCATGCATGCATGCGGATGATTACAATACTCCTAACAAAATTTTCCATCACTAGTCCAGATACATGAGGCACCCACAGTGATGAGAAAATTGTAAGTGGATGTAGTAGACAAGATCACAATCAATATGACAGGTGCTACTCGAGGATTACACATCTAGTACTATTCTGTTAAGACACTTCAGTTGAACTATAAAATATTCCGTTTAGCTGAGCTGTAACAAAAGAAGTTCGCCAGAAGTAAAATCTTAAAGGTAAACagaaattataatagtaattaatGTTTATTTAGTTTGTTTGAATGCTCTTAGCTTCAGCAAGGAGTGCTCCTCTTGGACTATAAGATTCACTTTTTAACATTTCCATAGATGATTATCCATGACATGCACTTTGGAACCAGTGAGAAGCTTAAGAGGAAATGGAGCGGGTGAATAATATACAACAGAATGAAGTCACCTTTTTcatcttgtttctttttcttgtcaTAGGTCCCCTCTGCCTTAGCAATACAATCTGACTTTGATTTAGCATATTGTATCCGCTGCATTATATCAAAAGCTTAGTCACTGACCTTTCTACTATTCTACACCATGTAAAATGAACAACAGCGACCCAAATTTTTTTGGGACAGCAAGCCAATTTAAGCAATTAATACAAACATTTAGCCCCAGagaaaattaaactaaaaaagtCCCACTGTTACAAAGCTGAGGAGTTTCTTCCTAAAAAGCATATGGTGATAAGGATTTAGACAAAAATGAGTAACAGATACAGAGCTTTACTCTGTATGATTATTTCAGCAACCTCCATCTAACCCTTCCCATTTAATTGTTGATAAACTTCAGGTCATATCGAATTAATCTGATACTCTTTTTATCCTATTACACAGTTTCTTTTGCTTGTAAAGGTTAAGCTGATTGTTGTAGGCTTTAGACCATAACTTCATTGGCTAGCTATGTAGAGCTTGTAGATGTCCCGACTCCAGAGAAGATCGAACTTGCACATTCCTACTGATACAGAAAGACAATTCACAGAAAGCACATGCATACATGTATCCAATCTAAGGTCTTATAAtggtgttattttatttataactgAACCCCGAGTTCCAGTGGTGCATGCTTTGATACTCTGAGGGATAATGGGACATCCAGTCTCCTCTTCACCACTTAAATACTAGGCTTTTGCCTCAACAAGAGTTCGAATGTGACATGCCCATAACCTACATACAACATGAAGCACTTTTACCACTATACTGAACCCTATGGGCCCAGATGGTATCATGTTAGTTTGTGTGATGTTTCCATGGTccttataagaataataattcaTGGCTTGACTTAAGGTCATAGTCTATCAATGTTCAGGCAGGCAgctatatttcaattttataccACCACAAGCATaatcaggaaaaaaaaattagaagatcGAACAAAAAATCTTAACCAAGGCAGACAAGGGATGGATAGCCTAGTGAGAAGGGCCTGGGCCTCCACCTCCAACCATGCAATCGCGAGTACGAGTCACCATTGAGGCAAAGTAGGAAAAGGCACTATTTGGCTCCTGAGCAGGGTGGTTAGGGTGAGGATTACCACATTCTGTAAAAAAAAGTTTGGCATACCTTTTTGACAAATACTGTATTAGCATTAGTTTTAGTAATATAACTTGGTATAATTTTTAATGAAGTGCAggtatttatcaaaaattataaaatggtTTTAAGCAAAGTGTGGAGTCAGCAATATGTTTCCACATCTTGAAGGAATACATGATTTATGGACAGACTATAAAACCAGAAATCAGGGCAGGCCAAGCTAAAAAGATACATGTAGAGAACTATTGTACAGTAGACATAGTAAGAGCTTTTTCTGATAGGACAAAGGATATCACATAAACATAACAAGTTGATAAAGGATCATCACATACTTCAGGAGATGGATAGAGAAAATAAGGACAATGAAGCAGAACGTTTTGAACAATTAAGCTAGAACA
Proteins encoded in this region:
- the LOC101249376 gene encoding U2 small nuclear ribonucleoprotein B'', coding for MMLTGDIPPNQTIYIKNLNEKVKKEELKRSLYCLFSQYGRIVDIVALKTPKLRGQSWVVFSEVTSASNAVRQMQNFPFYDKPMRIQYAKSKSDCIAKAEGTYDKKKKQDEKVEKRKRTEETPPQTGAANGSRTDSNGGGPAAASRQGKPSAQDVAEPNNILFIQNLPYETTSMMLEVLFKQYPGFREVRMIEAKPGIAFVEFDDDVQSSVAMQALQGFKITPQNPMAITYAKK